In one Methanomicrobia archaeon genomic region, the following are encoded:
- a CDS encoding tRNA (adenine-N1)-methyltransferase, producing MVVPITDGELVHLLDRRGRRYQILVKAGSTFTFRRGSLALDELIGLDDGSMVSSDHGERLLVIRPTLEEYIAKMRKGSQIIYPKDIAAILMFADIFPGARVLEAGIGSGALTMALLRAVGPYGTVISYERRPDFLAVARSNIETFFSAVASAGTEGSGELIVREKDVYEGIEDRDIDRVLLDLQEPWRALKHVDAALRNGGLLLCYNPTVLQIFKLSKRLEVQFAARFTVMGIYEVALRGWEVKGRSMRPENRMVAHTGFIFIARKVVAPPA from the coding sequence ATGGTTGTTCCGATAACCGACGGCGAGCTGGTGCACCTTCTTGATAGAAGAGGACGGAGATATCAGATACTCGTGAAAGCTGGAAGCACCTTCACGTTCCGGCGCGGTTCGCTGGCGCTCGACGAGCTCATCGGCCTGGATGACGGGAGCATGGTTAGCTCCGACCATGGTGAGCGGCTTCTTGTCATTCGACCGACCCTGGAAGAGTATATCGCCAAGATGCGGAAAGGCTCGCAGATCATTTACCCCAAGGATATTGCAGCTATTCTCATGTTCGCCGATATCTTCCCGGGTGCTCGGGTACTGGAAGCTGGCATCGGCTCGGGCGCGCTGACGATGGCGCTGCTCCGTGCCGTAGGGCCTTACGGGACCGTCATATCCTACGAACGGCGACCGGACTTTCTGGCAGTCGCCCGCAGCAACATCGAAACGTTCTTCAGTGCGGTTGCGAGTGCGGGAACAGAGGGCTCGGGCGAGCTGATCGTCCGGGAGAAGGACGTGTACGAAGGGATTGAGGATCGCGATATAGACCGAGTGCTTCTGGACCTTCAAGAGCCCTGGAGGGCGCTGAAACACGTTGATGCTGCGCTCAGAAACGGTGGCCTTCTGCTCTGCTATAATCCGACCGTGCTGCAGATCTTCAAGCTCTCAAAACGGCTTGAGGTACAGTTTGCTGCGCGATTCACCGTCATGGGCATTTACGAAGTGGCACTGCGCGGCTGGGAGGTTAAAGGACGGAGTATGCGGCCCGAGAATCGCATGGTCGCTCACACCGGCTTTATCTTCATTGCGCGGAAGGTGGTCGCGCCACCGGCGTGA